The Zymoseptoria tritici IPO323 chromosome 4, whole genome shotgun sequence genome includes the window CGAACGTGGGATAGCGTCTGGAGGCGTTCGTCGTATGATCGAGTTGAGATGACCGAAGGGTAATGCTCTCGCGAAGTATCCAGGTTGTGATTGTACGCGGTCAGACCTGCGGTCTTGAGCTCATCGGCCTGGGATTGATCGATCATTCCGAGAGTTACACAGACTTCCATGTCCATGCCGCGGATGCCCTCAACCATTGCCTTGACGTTCTTGAGACTGGTCTTCCTTCCACGCATGTCACGCCAAGCGGCTCCCATACAGAAGCGTGTGCTGCCATTGCTCTTTGCTATCCGTGCTGCCTCGAGGACAGAGTCCACAGGAGACATCTTCGTAGCCTTGAGGCCCGTGTTGTAACGTGATGACTGTGCACAATACGAGCAGTCCTCACTGCATCCTCCCGTCTTGATGTTCATGAGCGTGCACATTTGCACGGCCGACGGCGAGTGGAAACGGCGGTGAAGAGTCCCAGCCTGGAAGGCCAGCTCCATGAGAGGAGTGTTGTAGATTTCGCGGATCTCATCCTTGGTCCAGTCGTAACGTGGAGCGCGGGCATTGACGGCATTCCACACCGCGTTGGTGGACtccggcggaggtggaggggtaGCAGAGATGGGCGCGAAGGAGTCGTCGACCGGTGTGCTGAACGCACGTGTGCACGTCGGCGATGCTGATGTTGACGACCGCACGGAACGGACGGCAACCCGCCTGGAAAGGAGCGTCAGCGACATTGCGAAGGGCGGCAGAGTCGAGTCTCGAGGGGATGCTGGTGAAGGTCGAACAGCGCAATAATGCTCAACACGGTCCCCAGACTCCCAATCAAACCGATTGGCAATTGCTGCCCCGCAATTGGTTGGAGATCTGCATGACCCCTTTGCCGAAGGAAGCCCCAGGTCTCAGGATTCTCTCGCTTCCGGAAATCATCGGTGCTTCGTCAACCTCATCAACCACACCCGCTGGCAGCGATCATGGTTTAGCAGCTTCACAGCCTACTGAGGCCACCGTCGTGCTCCTCACCGCTGACCGCC containing:
- a CDS encoding biotin synthase, with the translated sequence MSLTLLSRRVAVRSVRSSTSASPTCTRAFSTPVDDSFAPISATPPPPPESTNAVWNAVNARAPRYDWTKDEIREIYNTPLMELAFQAGTLHRRFHSPSAVQMCTLMNIKTGGCSEDCSYCAQSSRYNTGLKATKMSPVDSVLEAARIAKSNGSTRFCMGAAWRDMRGRKTSLKNVKAMVEGIRGMDMEVCVTLGMIDQSQADELKTAGLTAYNHNLDTSREHYPSVISTRSYDERLQTLSHVRNAGINVCSGGILGLGEKPEDHVGLLYTVSNLPAHPESFPVNALVPIKGTPLGDDPSRKRIEFDAILRTIATARLVMPATIIRIAAGRTTMSEAEQILCFSAGANAVFTGEKMLTTEAVGWDADKAMFQKYGLTGMKPFERGAYKGSSFAEMRGDAAVPSDNAAPVESAVRA